Genomic DNA from Mycobacterium stomatepiae:
CCCGGTGGTGCCCCGATATCGCAGGAGCAGTTCGAGGCGGTCGTGAATTCGATCACGCCCAGCAACTACTAGCCGGGAACGAACACCGCGCCGAATGCGTTGAGGCGATCGTGCGTCTTTCCGTCCTAGATCTCGTCCCGGTACGCACCGATCAGTCGACCGGTGATGCGTTGGCGGCCACCGTGTCACTCGCGCAGACTGCCGACCGCCTGGGCTTTACCCGATTCTGGGTCGCCGAACACCACAACATGCCTGCGGTCGGCGCGACTAGCCCGCCGGTGCTGCTCGCCTACCTGGCCGCGCAAACGTCACGCGTGCGACTGGGGTCGGGCGGGGTCATGCTGCCCAACCACGCGCCGCTGGCCGTTGCCGAGCAGTTCGCGCTGCTAGAAGCCGCCGCCCCGGGCCGAATCGACCTGGGCATCGGCCGGGCGCCCGGCTCCGACCCGGTGACCTCATACGCGTTGCGTGGCGCCCGCTCAGCCGCCGAGCAGGATCGCGATATCGAGACCTTCCCCGAATACCTCGACGACGTGGCGGCGTTGATGAGCGCGAGTGGTGTGCTGGTCCCGCTGCGCTTGGGCGACTACCGGCTCAAGGCCACCCCCGCCGCCGCCAGCGAACCGCGGCTGTGGCTGCTGGGCTCGTCGATGTACTCCGCGCACTTGGCGGCGGCCAAGGGGCTGCCATACGTGTTCGCACATCACTTCTCGGGCAACGGAACCGAAGAGGCGCTGGAGGTTTACCGTACGCGGTTTGTGCCCAGCACGTTGACTCCCGAGCCTGTGACGTTCTTGACGGTGAACGCCGCGGTGGCCGAAACACGGGATGAGGCAACGGCATTGATGCTGCCCAACTTGCAGATGATGGCGCGGCTGCGTACCGGACAGCCGCTGGGCCCCGTCCCGTTGGTGGAAGAGGCCCAAGTGGCGGAACTGACGGCAGCCCAACAGCAAATCGTCGACAGCGGGCTGCAGCGCGCCGTCCTCGGAACTCCGGTCCAGGCCGCCGAGCAGGTGCGGACGCTGGCCGAGCGGTTCGGGGTCGACGAGGTGATGGTGAACCCGG
This window encodes:
- a CDS encoding LLM class flavin-dependent oxidoreductase; translation: MRLSVLDLVPVRTDQSTGDALAATVSLAQTADRLGFTRFWVAEHHNMPAVGATSPPVLLAYLAAQTSRVRLGSGGVMLPNHAPLAVAEQFALLEAAAPGRIDLGIGRAPGSDPVTSYALRGARSAAEQDRDIETFPEYLDDVAALMSASGVLVPLRLGDYRLKATPAAASEPRLWLLGSSMYSAHLAAAKGLPYVFAHHFSGNGTEEALEVYRTRFVPSTLTPEPVTFLTVNAAVAETRDEATALMLPNLQMMARLRTGQPLGPVPLVEEAQVAELTAAQQQIVDSGLQRAVLGTPVQAAEQVRTLAERFGVDEVMVNPVASARRGTDPATALGRVATLELLAKELF